Proteins encoded by one window of Chondrinema litorale:
- the rfbB gene encoding dTDP-glucose 4,6-dehydratase, giving the protein MLKSILVTGGAGFIGSNFVPYFLEKYKDYKIINMDKLTYAGDLKNLEEVADSDRYELIEGDICNRGFVAAIFEKYDIRGVIHFAAESHVDNSISGPEAFVVTNVNGTFTLLDVARKYWMESPFQYKEAYKDCRFHHISTDEVYGTLGKEGLFTETTPYAPNSPYSASKASSDMIVRSYYHTYGMDVVTTNCSNNYGPKQHDEKLIPTIIRKAISKESIPIYGDGLNIRDWLYVLDHCKGIDLVYHTGKTGETYNIGGRNEKNNLYIVNAICELLDEKKPLANGSYKQFITFVKDRPGHDRRYAIDATKLETKLGWKADENFESGIVKTVEWYLTKYA; this is encoded by the coding sequence ATGCTTAAATCAATATTAGTAACCGGTGGTGCCGGATTTATCGGATCTAACTTTGTACCTTATTTTCTTGAGAAATATAAGGATTACAAAATTATTAATATGGATAAACTCACCTACGCAGGTGACTTAAAAAATCTAGAAGAAGTAGCTGACAGTGATAGATATGAACTTATCGAAGGAGATATTTGCAACAGAGGATTTGTAGCTGCAATTTTTGAGAAATACGATATTAGAGGAGTTATCCATTTTGCAGCTGAATCTCATGTAGATAATTCGATCTCTGGACCAGAAGCTTTTGTGGTAACCAATGTAAATGGCACTTTTACTTTATTAGATGTTGCTAGAAAATACTGGATGGAATCACCATTTCAATATAAAGAAGCATATAAAGATTGTCGATTCCACCATATCTCTACAGATGAGGTTTATGGAACACTAGGAAAAGAAGGTCTTTTTACAGAAACAACACCTTATGCTCCTAATAGTCCTTATAGTGCTTCTAAAGCTTCGAGTGATATGATTGTAAGAAGTTATTACCATACTTATGGAATGGATGTAGTAACCACTAATTGCTCTAACAATTATGGACCTAAGCAACACGATGAGAAATTGATTCCTACCATTATTAGAAAGGCTATTTCTAAGGAATCTATTCCGATTTATGGAGATGGTTTAAATATTAGAGATTGGCTGTATGTATTAGACCATTGCAAAGGAATTGATCTAGTTTACCACACTGGTAAAACTGGAGAAACTTATAATATTGGTGGAAGAAACGAAAAGAATAATCTCTATATAGTAAATGCCATTTGTGAGTTACTCGATGAAAAAAAGCCATTAGCAAACGGTTCTTATAAGCAATTTATCACCTTTGTAAAAGATCGCCCTGGCCATGATAGAAGATATGCCATTGATGCAACCAAGCTAGAAACAAAACTTGGATGGAAAGCAGATGAAAACTTCGAGAGCGGCATTGTGAAGACTGTTGAATGGTACTTAACAAAGTATGCATGA
- the rfbC gene encoding dTDP-4-dehydrorhamnose 3,5-epimerase, whose amino-acid sequence MQIEETYLKGCFTIKPQVFKDKRGFFLESFNQKKFTEATGISPNFVQDNQSSSVYGVLRGLHYQLAPYSQAKLVSVVQGEVLDVCVDIRKGSPTFGKSFSLILNEENKYQLFVPKGFAHGFVVTSKTAIFQYKCDEFYNPEMERGIIYNDPEIGIDWGLPDDELIISDKDQKLLPLSKAENNFTFEN is encoded by the coding sequence ATGCAGATAGAAGAAACATATTTAAAAGGGTGCTTTACTATAAAACCTCAAGTTTTTAAAGATAAAAGAGGTTTTTTTCTGGAAAGTTTTAATCAAAAAAAATTCACCGAGGCTACTGGTATATCCCCCAACTTTGTCCAAGATAACCAGTCTTCTTCTGTTTATGGAGTACTAAGAGGCTTACATTACCAACTTGCACCTTATTCACAAGCAAAACTAGTATCTGTAGTACAGGGCGAAGTATTAGATGTTTGTGTAGATATAAGAAAAGGCTCTCCTACTTTTGGCAAATCTTTTAGTTTAATTCTGAATGAAGAAAACAAATATCAATTATTTGTTCCAAAAGGATTTGCGCATGGTTTTGTGGTAACTAGTAAAACAGCCATCTTCCAATATAAATGTGATGAGTTTTATAACCCTGAAATGGAGAGAGGTATTATTTACAACGATCCGGAAATAGGTATTGATTGGGGTTTACCTGATGATGAACTCATCATTTCTGATAAGGATCAAAAACTATTGCCACTCTCTAAAGCAGAAAATAATTTCACTTTTGAAAATTAA
- the rfbD gene encoding dTDP-4-dehydrorhamnose reductase: protein MKTILVTGSNGQLGNELRLLAENFSDCHFIFADVEDLDITNKDSINIFFEENNIHYCINCAAYTAVDKAESDKEKAFQINTLGPELLSKACKSSDAVFIHISTDFVFEGTNNIPYTENTNPKPVSVYGESKREGEVKALEYNPATVVIRTSWLYSVHGNNFVKTMIRLGKERDSLGIVFDQTGCPTYAGDLAAAILKIIENLDENKDNKSLFGLYHFSNKGVCSWFDFAYTIFKLNNINIQVKPITTEEYPLPAKRPAYSVMNTKKIQDTFGIEIPYWTDSLETCIKLLNQNA, encoded by the coding sequence ATGAAAACAATTCTGGTAACAGGAAGTAATGGACAATTAGGAAACGAATTAAGGTTACTTGCTGAAAATTTTTCAGATTGCCATTTTATTTTTGCCGATGTAGAAGATCTGGATATAACAAATAAAGATAGTATCAATATTTTCTTTGAAGAAAATAATATCCACTATTGTATTAATTGTGCAGCATATACAGCTGTAGATAAAGCTGAATCTGATAAAGAAAAAGCTTTTCAAATTAATACATTAGGACCTGAGCTTCTTTCTAAAGCATGTAAAAGCTCAGATGCTGTATTTATACATATCTCTACTGATTTTGTGTTTGAAGGCACTAATAATATCCCCTATACAGAAAATACGAATCCTAAACCTGTGAGTGTTTATGGAGAAAGTAAAAGAGAAGGAGAAGTTAAAGCATTAGAGTATAATCCTGCAACAGTCGTAATAAGAACTTCGTGGTTATACTCTGTACATGGCAATAACTTTGTTAAAACCATGATTAGGTTGGGCAAAGAAAGAGATTCTTTGGGGATTGTATTTGATCAAACAGGTTGTCCAACTTATGCAGGAGATTTGGCAGCAGCTATTCTAAAAATAATAGAAAATTTGGATGAAAATAAAGATAATAAATCTCTTTTTGGATTATATCACTTTAGTAATAAAGGCGTTTGCAGTTGGTTTGATTTCGCCTATACGATCTTTAAGTTGAATAATATCAATATTCAAGTAAAACCCATTACTACAGAAGAATACCCATTACCAGCTAAAAGACCTGCTTATAGTGTAATGAACACTAAAAAAATACAGGATACTTTTGGGATTGAAATTCCTTACTGGACAGACAGTTTAGAAACTTGTATTAAACTTTTGAATCAAAATGCTTAA
- a CDS encoding ParB N-terminal domain-containing protein, whose product MSKEPEVKILPELKDFITPLTKEEYEQLEENIKSEGCRDPLTVWNRDGEYILVDGHNRYKICLTNDVEYTIEMKDFSSMEEAKDWMIDNQLGRRNLNPFQLSYFRGYKYERLKKKKGGYQYVLSKGQSGTPTSEKLADAFKVSKNTIKRDAQFTKGLEVIGVSNPKLKQDILSGDKRVNRGLVQLISEADPRTKVHNVKDLKVKAEKIKKKKDDKKKEGLPDEPTPEERAREIFNEQGIEFIKDRDQRVQRTKANILSSINRIINNKDKEAMADLKKYVMLLEKDVFDLETA is encoded by the coding sequence ATGAGTAAAGAACCTGAAGTTAAAATACTTCCTGAACTAAAAGATTTTATTACTCCTCTAACTAAAGAAGAATATGAGCAGTTAGAAGAAAATATCAAAAGTGAAGGATGTCGTGATCCTCTAACCGTATGGAATAGAGATGGTGAATACATTTTAGTTGACGGACATAACCGTTATAAAATATGTCTAACTAATGATGTAGAATATACTATTGAAATGAAAGATTTTAGTAGTATGGAAGAAGCGAAAGACTGGATGATTGACAACCAGTTAGGTAGAAGAAACCTTAACCCTTTTCAGTTAAGTTATTTTAGAGGATACAAATATGAAAGGCTAAAAAAGAAAAAAGGAGGCTATCAATATGTACTCTCTAAAGGTCAAAGTGGTACTCCGACGTCCGAAAAATTGGCAGATGCTTTTAAAGTAAGTAAGAATACAATTAAGCGTGATGCTCAATTTACTAAAGGTTTAGAAGTGATAGGAGTATCTAATCCTAAGCTTAAGCAAGATATACTTTCTGGAGATAAAAGAGTGAACAGAGGACTTGTTCAATTAATCTCTGAGGCTGATCCAAGAACAAAAGTTCATAATGTAAAAGATCTGAAAGTTAAGGCCGAAAAAATCAAGAAAAAGAAGGATGATAAAAAGAAAGAAGGTCTTCCTGATGAGCCTACTCCAGAAGAAAGAGCACGTGAAATCTTTAATGAACAAGGTATTGAGTTTATTAAAGATAGAGATCAGCGTGTGCAGCGTACTAAAGCCAATATTCTTTCTTCTATTAATCGAATAATTAATAATAAGGACAAAGAAGCGATGGCTGATTTGAAAAAGTATGTAATGCTTCTGGAGAAAGATGTGTTTGACTTAGAAACAGCTTAA
- a CDS encoding DUF1565 domain-containing protein — protein sequence MIVKYVNQIYLNCHIIILLLIVFSSSVLATDYHVSVSTGNDANTGTLEKPWKSIEKANAIVAAGDRVFIHQGAYSGQQIAPKVSGLPGKPIIYQAYNGQDVTLSNIKIAIQLDGKAYIHIININVDGKKLYTDANVEVWVQMYDSHYCLIKDCHFQYAKGWSGVSLDEGSSYNQLINNRMDYCGTWNDGNGEDRGDIISLKCANHNLLQNNYLTHGGHNLLAVYGRYNIIKGNTFDNSWGTNSAGEPIGNRCLELSNVESKGCNGAIGGYNVFEENIVRNTFKASDNLYPQMMKAQGENQIVRKNLIFQGTQEAVGSTANSTTQYARYQHIYQNTISNNGGPSWRILSSTGTDSKANVFKNNISYQAGLSPKNNKYSGHIFMNVISSGKEAFNEGEVKGNCFYSQSGEVDWLYVEGIGKASVSDIERNYGKQVSGNVLSEPGFMAASPKTMEDFYLNGNSKLIDKGVSLTQVMSSSGSGNRVQVEDARYFSDGFGIQTGDKIRIGTGLAVEIKGIDYSNGYLELSESRSWQQGDAVNLDFSGNAPDIGAFECEKPKNKY from the coding sequence ATGATAGTCAAATACGTCAATCAGATTTACTTGAATTGCCACATTATTATCCTTTTATTGATTGTTTTTTCCTCTTCAGTCTTAGCTACTGATTATCATGTATCGGTTAGTACGGGTAATGATGCTAATACTGGTACTTTAGAAAAACCTTGGAAAAGTATTGAAAAAGCTAATGCGATAGTGGCGGCAGGTGACCGGGTATTCATCCATCAAGGTGCTTACTCCGGACAACAAATTGCACCTAAGGTTTCTGGACTACCTGGAAAACCTATTATCTATCAAGCTTATAATGGACAAGATGTCACTCTTTCCAATATCAAAATCGCCATACAGCTGGATGGTAAAGCTTATATACATATCATCAATATCAATGTAGATGGCAAAAAGTTATATACAGATGCCAATGTGGAGGTGTGGGTACAAATGTATGATAGCCATTACTGCCTAATTAAAGATTGCCACTTTCAATATGCCAAAGGCTGGTCTGGTGTAAGTCTAGATGAAGGCAGTAGTTACAACCAATTGATCAATAACCGAATGGATTATTGTGGTACTTGGAATGATGGCAATGGAGAAGATCGTGGAGATATTATTTCTCTAAAATGTGCCAATCACAACTTATTACAAAATAATTATCTGACTCATGGCGGCCATAACCTATTGGCTGTATATGGTAGATATAACATTATAAAAGGCAATACTTTTGATAATTCATGGGGAACAAATAGCGCTGGAGAACCCATAGGAAATCGCTGTTTGGAACTCAGTAATGTAGAGAGTAAAGGTTGTAATGGGGCTATAGGAGGCTATAATGTATTTGAAGAAAATATTGTAAGAAATACCTTTAAGGCATCTGATAACCTGTATCCTCAAATGATGAAGGCACAGGGAGAGAATCAAATTGTTCGAAAGAATTTAATATTTCAAGGCACGCAAGAAGCTGTAGGTAGTACTGCCAACAGCACCACCCAATATGCAAGGTATCAGCATATCTATCAGAATACCATTAGTAATAATGGAGGTCCGAGTTGGCGCATACTAAGTTCCACAGGTACAGATAGCAAGGCCAATGTATTTAAGAATAATATTTCTTATCAGGCAGGTTTATCCCCTAAAAACAACAAGTATAGTGGTCATATATTTATGAATGTGATTAGCTCAGGTAAAGAAGCTTTTAATGAAGGAGAGGTGAAGGGCAATTGTTTTTATTCACAAAGTGGTGAGGTAGACTGGTTGTATGTAGAGGGTATAGGCAAGGCCTCAGTGTCAGACATAGAGCGTAATTATGGTAAACAGGTATCGGGCAATGTGTTATCTGAACCGGGTTTTATGGCAGCAAGTCCAAAAACAATGGAAGACTTTTATTTGAATGGTAACAGCAAATTGATAGACAAAGGTGTATCCTTAACCCAAGTGATGAGCTCAAGTGGTTCAGGCAATCGAGTACAGGTAGAGGATGCCCGCTATTTTAGTGATGGTTTTGGGATACAAACAGGAGATAAGATTCGGATAGGCACAGGCTTAGCCGTAGAAATCAAAGGTATCGATTACAGTAATGGATATTTAGAGTTATCAGAAAGTAGAAGTTGGCAACAAGGAGATGCCGTAAACCTAGACTTCTCCGGAAATGCTCCCGATATTGGCGCTTTTGAATGTGAAAAGCCCAAAAATAAATATTAA